A stretch of the Lichenicola cladoniae genome encodes the following:
- a CDS encoding outer membrane beta-barrel protein, with product MLATGASARAQTAAPSLSTGTPPASASVNGTAATATPAAPAPAAAAPPKTWAEGITYGAQVEGGVTGNFDRPADGLNYGRLFDDKANTALLNSVQLTATRAIDPTLSTFDFGFMLQGTYGSDARYTHYLGEFGHVTNDRNQFSILQANVTMHAPVLFKGGIDFKLGQFATLIGYETIDPSTNPFYSHSYNFNFGPFEHTGLIAEAHISPTVDLYGEIDTGESTTFGRGDNNAEPAGLVGVGLNSLAGGKLTVLAFLHLGPEDATNAIGGEANSSMRYEGDVVATYKATDKLTLVAEAQWQHDDFYGADSYGLAGYASYALTPTLTANFRGEVYRDNAGFFVAAFPGNTDAYRGLNGLSTTAFGAGRQTYSEWTWGVSYKPVIPHVALLAFRPEIRWDKSFSGGHPYNALTNTGNFTLAADVILGF from the coding sequence TTGCTTGCGACGGGCGCGTCGGCGCGCGCCCAGACTGCCGCACCGTCACTCTCGACCGGCACGCCCCCCGCCTCGGCGAGCGTGAACGGGACGGCCGCAACCGCCACTCCCGCCGCACCCGCACCCGCCGCTGCCGCGCCGCCGAAGACCTGGGCCGAGGGCATCACCTATGGTGCGCAGGTCGAGGGTGGCGTCACCGGCAACTTCGACCGTCCCGCGGACGGGCTGAATTATGGCCGCCTGTTCGACGACAAGGCCAATACCGCGCTGCTGAACTCGGTGCAGCTCACCGCCACGCGCGCCATCGATCCCACGCTGTCGACCTTCGATTTCGGCTTCATGCTGCAGGGCACCTACGGTTCCGACGCCCGCTACACCCACTATCTCGGCGAGTTCGGCCACGTCACCAACGATCGCAACCAGTTCAGCATCCTGCAGGCCAACGTCACCATGCATGCGCCGGTACTGTTCAAGGGCGGCATCGACTTCAAGCTCGGCCAGTTCGCCACCCTGATCGGCTACGAGACCATCGATCCCAGCACCAACCCGTTCTACTCGCACTCGTACAACTTCAACTTCGGACCGTTCGAGCATACCGGCCTGATCGCCGAGGCGCATATCAGCCCGACCGTGGACCTGTATGGCGAGATCGATACCGGCGAGAGCACCACCTTCGGCCGTGGCGACAACAACGCCGAGCCGGCCGGGCTGGTGGGGGTGGGGCTGAACAGCCTGGCCGGCGGCAAGCTGACCGTGCTGGCGTTCCTGCATCTCGGTCCGGAGGACGCCACCAACGCGATCGGTGGCGAGGCCAACAGCTCGATGCGCTACGAGGGCGACGTGGTCGCCACCTACAAGGCGACCGACAAGCTGACCCTGGTGGCCGAAGCCCAGTGGCAGCACGACGATTTCTACGGCGCGGACTCCTATGGCCTCGCCGGCTACGCGTCCTATGCGCTGACCCCGACCCTGACCGCCAACTTCCGCGGCGAGGTGTATCGCGACAATGCCGGCTTCTTCGTGGCGGCCTTCCCGGGCAACACCGATGCGTATCGCGGCCTGAACGGGCTGAGCACCACCGCGTTCGGCGCCGGGCGGCAGACCTACAGCGAGTGGACCTGGGGGGTCAGCTACAAGCCGGTGATCCCGCACGTCGCGCTGCTGGCGTTCCGGCCCGAGATCCGCTGGGACAAGTCGTTCAGCGGCGGCCACCCGTATAACGCCCTCACCAACACCGGAAACTTCACCCTAGCAGCCGACGTGATCCTCGGGTTCTAG